The Candidatus Dependentiae bacterium sequence GTTCAAAAAATTTCGGTGATGTTTTATTTATACCTGTAGGTGCGATGTTTGTTGGTAAAATTGTTAATAAATATTTTTTAAATAAAGAATATAAAAAAGGTGAGCTTATTGGTTATTTTGAATTTGGCGGATCTACAATTGTTTTGATATTTGAAAAAAATAAAATAAAAATAAAAGAAAGATTTTTGATAAATTCACAAAATGGTTATGAAACACAAGTTAAAATGGGTGACGTTATAACGGACTAAGGAGCTTTGATGAAAATTTTACCATCATTAATTTCTTCAGATTTATTGAATTTGGAAAAAACTATAAAATTACTTGAACCTCATTGTGACGGTTTTCACATTGATGTTATGGATGATCATTTTGTTCCTAATCTTACTTGGGGATATTCTTTTGTTCAGGCTATTTTAAATATTGCAACTTTGCCAATTAATTTACATTTGATGGTTGATATGCCTGAAAAATGGGTTAATAAAATTAAATTAAGGCGTGATGATATCTTTGTTTTTCATTACGAAGCTACTTTAGAACCAGATCGAATATTAAATTTAATTCAAGCTGTTAAAATTTTAGGTTGCAAAGTTGGAATTGCTATAAATCCCGAAACTTCAGTATCAAAAATATTTGATTATGTGGATAATTTGGATCAGGTTCTTGTAATGTCTGTTAAACCTGGCTTTTCAGGGCAAAAATTTATTCCGGAAGTTTTA is a genomic window containing:
- the rpe gene encoding ribulose-phosphate 3-epimerase; this translates as MKILPSLISSDLLNLEKTIKLLEPHCDGFHIDVMDDHFVPNLTWGYSFVQAILNIATLPINLHLMVDMPEKWVNKIKLRRDDIFVFHYEATLEPDRILNLIQAVKILGCKVGIAINPETSVSKIFDYVDNLDQVLVMSVKPGFSGQKFIPEVLDKVEILKNHRDGMNLNFTISMDGGINKENIKLIEESGVDEVGMANAIFSHKDIVKALKDLY